The following are from one region of the Acomys russatus chromosome 32, mAcoRus1.1, whole genome shotgun sequence genome:
- the LOC127184147 gene encoding death domain-containing membrane protein NRADD, which translates to MLYNVSHSKGMVYSDTALKGQDRDREGVWVGAEGALAPNTSSLFPPEPPGASSNIIPVYCALLAAVVLGLLAYVAFKCWRSHKQRQQLAKARTVELGDPDRDQRHGDSGVFVDSPRGMEPCIPSLGLHPDLGCRLYLHLPQQQQEEVERLLTLGEPAKGWQGLAGHLGYQAEAVETMARGQVPAYTLLRDWAAQGGSRATIRVLEDALAAIGREDVVQVLSSSAEGCSVV; encoded by the exons ATGCTTTACAACGTCAGCCACAGCAAAGGTATGGTCTATTCAG ATACAGCCCTGAAGGGGCAGGATAGGGACAGAGAAGGAGTGTGGGTAGGAGCTGAGGGAGCCCTGGCCCCCAACACCTCCTCCCTGTTTCCCCCCGAGCCTCCAGGGGCCTCAAGCAACATCATTCCTGTCTACTGTGCTCTCCTAGCTGCTGTGGTCCTTGGTCTGCTTGCCTACGTGGCCTTTAAATG TTGGCGCTCCCATAAGCAAAGACAACAGTTGGCCAAAGCTCGGACTGTAGAGCTGGGGGACCCTGACAGGGACCAGAGACACGGTGACAGCGGTGTCTTCGTGGACTCTCCTCGTGGTATGGAGCCCTGTATCCCCAGCCTGG GACTGCATCCTGACCTTGGCTGCCGACTTTACCTGCATCTTCCgcagcagcagcaagaggaaGTCGAGCGGCTCTTGACGTTGGGTGAGCCTGCCAAGGGCTGGCAGGGGCTGGCAGGCCACCTGGGCTACCAAGCTGAGGCTGTAGAAACCATGGCCCGTGGCCAGGTGCCAGCCTATACCCTGCTAAGAGACTGGGCTGCCCAAGGAGGCAGTCGAGCTACTATCAGAGTGCTAGAGGATGCCCTGGCTGCCATAGGCCGAGAAGATGTGGTCCAGGTTTTGAGCTCATCGGCTGAGGGCTGCTCTGTGGTGTGA
- the Nbeal2 gene encoding neurobeachin-like protein 2, whose amino-acid sequence MAASERLYELWLLYYAQKDLAYLQQWLKSFVSTFEKSISLASLEPRRPEEAGADIPLLPLDALHVLVEQLGRDNLEQALLLLKLFIILCRNLENVEAGWGQVLVPRVLALLTGLLAELKGSPSSSQEGHGTQLESVALHALLLCEELFDPYQTWRRQHSGEVISSKEKSKYKFPPAALPSEFGAFFQESLQDAERLPPTLLVRLIHLFGAVLAGGKENGQLAVSPGSVQGLLGVVRGWHCGPAQDPLQVLLALKALVGAVHVLHGSRAPPRGPELRTLLEGYFRILNADWPVSPSSGPEEALVTLRVSMLDAIPMMLACDDRPVLQATFLSNNCFEHLIRLIQNSKLYLQARAPPEGDSDLATRLLTEPDVQKVLDQDADAIAVHVVRVLTCIMSGSASAKEVFKERIGYQHLQEVLQSHGPPTHRLLQELLNMAVEGDHSMNPPPPIRNEQPVLVLMQWLPALPTAELRLFLAQRLWWLCDSCPASRATCVQAGLVGYLLETLSTGIALGPHCQEQLLALLQALGRVSLRPLELRRLLRPPPGLDSESCGTESQKARHAGAIIRVLSGMARHRGPARALRYFDLTPSMAGIMVPPVQRWPGPAFTFHAWLCLHPTEAAPTSAPSRPLQRKQLYSFFTSSGSGFEAFFTAAGTLVVAVCTRKEYMTMSLPEVSFADSSWHCVAIVHVPGRRPFSQNLVNVFKDGHLVKTAPLRFPSLSEPFSSCCIGSAGHRTTTTTTGLPTPPAPTALSYTHPSLTRSQSVPATTGLGWGPGLGAPLQEGSISSTLAGTQDTRWGSPTSLEGELGAVAIFHEALQAPAFRALCILGPNEPAPFKPEGELHELGVKLLLHYSPQACKNNICLDLSPGHGLDGRLTGYRVETWDVKDVVNCVGGMGALLPLLDRVAVQPQEAEADPGETHDLVGPELTSGHNTQRLHLSLGKSSEERMERNAVAAFLLMLRNFLQGHTVNQESLVRCQGPAIIGALLRKVPSWAMDMNVLMSAQLLMEQVASDSSGPLLYLLYQHLLFNFHLWTLSDFAVRLGHIQYMSSIVREHRQKLRKKYGVQFILDALRTHYSPQRERPLAADDLRTVQTSLLGLAREFLVRNFSVDDLQVVLSFLAASSDDGQVVGTLDLLLALLQGSPAQEPLAIFLLELGNLEVLLSLLVRPKSPPLLTDRVCKILRRLQQNERLPERNRQRLRLRDCGLQGLVASLPEGSISPQLCQGLYKLFVGAVPQIAPPDCLNLSDLLAVVQLSLQADLSIRLDICRQLFHLIYGQPEVVRLLARQAGWQDVLTRLYVLEAATANGPPRFLPELPTSLEPSLSSPPTELPAESSDVFLPSETPCPDPDAFYHALSPFSTPLDLGLERASVGSGTAAAGGGGSSSSGTITPASQPGTPSPLDGPRPFPTAQGRHSSSLSNVLEDGSLLEPTISGDDTSNASNPQQTPEEELCNLLTNVLFSVTWRGVEGSDEAAWRERGQVFSVLTQLGASATLVRPPDCIKRSLLEMMLESALTDIKEAPPGSQASLSQQALWLLRLLQDFLCAEGHGNQELWSEKLFEGVCNLLDRLGAWPHLANSTADLREMAQIGLRLVLGYILLEDPQLHAQAYVKLHTLLQTAVPTRREEACYVLSKLEAALSRALNTSSAETEHVQPPSTAVAASERCSWLVPLVRTLLDRAYGPLGLQWGLPSLPPTNGSPTFFEDFQAFCVTPEWRHFIDKQVQPTMSKFEMDTYAKSHDLMSGFWNACYDTLMSSGQRHQRERVQSRQAFQELVQEPAQRRARLEGLRYAAVQKQQASQHSVALLHWGALWRQLSSPCGAWALRIPPTPHWKLSSAETYSRMRLKLVPNHHFDPHLEASALRDNLGEAPMTPTEEASLPLAVTKEAKISAPPEELLEEQLEEDDLAVLETLMEAAELDEQREKLVLSAECQLVTVVAVVPGLLEVTTQHVYFYDGSTERVETEEGIGHDFQRPLAQLREVHLRRFNLRRSALELFFIDQSNYFLNFPCKVAGPSASPTCQAPRPQLYPVPPHTQIRNQVYSWLLRLRPPSQGYLSSRSPQEMLRASGLTQKWVQREISNFEYLMQLNTIAGRTYNDLSQYPVFPWVLQDYVSPILDLSNPAVFRDLSKPIGVVNPKHAQLVREKYESFEDPAGTIDKFHYGTHYSNAAGVMHYLIRVEPFTSLHVQLQSGRFDCSDRQFHSVAAAWQARLESPADVKELIPEFFYFPDFLENQNGFDLGCLQLTNEKVGDVVLPPWASCPEDFIQQHRQALESEYVSTHLHEWIDLIFGYKQRGPAAEEALNVFYYCTYEGAVDLDHVADERERKALEGIISNFGQTPCQLLKEPHPPRLSAEEAANRLARLDTNSPSIFQNLDQLKAFFAEVVSEGVPLVLALVPHRQPHTFITQGSSDMLVTVSASGLLGTHSWLPYDRNINNYFSFSKDPTMGNPKMHKLLSGPWVPGSGMSGQALAVAPDGKLLFSGGHWDGSLRVTTLPRGKLLNQLSRHLDVVTCLALDTCGIYLISGSRDTTCMVWRLLQQGGLSVGLAPKPVQVLYGHEAAVSCVAISTELDMAVSGSEDGTVIIHTVRQGQFVAGLRPPGATLLGPVLHLALGSEGQIVVQSSACERPGAQVTYSLHLYSVNGKLRASLPLTEQPTALAVADDFVLLGTAQCSLHIFHLHKLRPAVPPLPMKVPVRSVSVTKERSHVLVGLEDGKLIVVGAGQPSEVRSSQFARKLWRSSRRISQVSSGETEYNPGEAR is encoded by the exons AAGGACCTTGCCTACCTGCAGCAATGGCTGAAGTCCTTTGTGAGCACCTTCGAGAAGAGTATCTCCTTAGCCTCCCTGGAACCTCGAAG GCCAGAGGAAGCAGGTGCAGACATCCCTCTGCTGCCGCTAGATGCTCTACATGTGCTGGTGGAGCAGCTAGGCCGGGACAACCTGGAACAGGCCCTGTTGTTGCTGAAGCTCTTCATCATCCTCTGCAG gAACCTGGAGAATGTAGAGGCTGGTTGGGGCCAGGTACTGGTACCCCGCGTGCTGGCATTGCTCACTGGATTGTTGGCTGAG CTGAAAGGATCCCCATCATCCTCACAGGAGGGCCATGGGACACAGCTGGAGAGCGTGGCCCTGCATGCTCTGCTCCTCTGTGAAGAGCTCTTTGACCCCTACCAGACCTGGCGGCGCCAGCACAGTGG ggaaGTCATCAGCTCCAAGGAGAAGAGCAAATACAAGTTTCCTCCCGCTGCTTTGCCCAGTGAATTCGGAGCCTTCTTCCAAG AGAGCTTGCAGGATGCCGAGCGCTTGCCTCCCACGTTGCTGGTGCGGCTCATCCACCTCTTTGGTGCTGTCCTTGCAGGAGGAAAG GAAAACGGGCAGCTGGCTGTGAGTCCTGGCTCTGTGCAGGGACTGCTAGGTGTGGTGCGGGGCTGGCACTGTGGCCCAGCTCAGGACCCCCTCCAGGTGCTGCTGGCTCTGAAGGCACTGGTGGGTGCAGTGCACGTCCTGCACGGGAGCCGAGCACCACCCCGGGGACCAGAGCTGCGCACCCTACTTGAGGGCTACTTCCGAATTCTCAACGCTGACTGGCCAGTTAGTCCAAGTTCAGGCCCTGAAGAGGCCCTTGTCACCCTGCGGGTCAGCATGCTTG ATGCCATTCCTATGATGCTGGCGTGTGACGACCGGCCAGTGCTACAAGCCACCTTCCTTAGCAACAATTGCTTTGAACATCTTATTCGCCTCATCCAGAACAGCAAG CTGTACCTGCAGGCCCGGGCGCCCCCTGAGGGGGACAGTGACCTGGCTACCCGGTTACTGACTGAGCCCGATGTCCAGAAG GTGCTGGACCAGGATGCAGATGCCATTGCAGTCCATGTGGTCAGAGTGCTGACCTGCATCATGAGTGGCTCCGCTTCGGCCAAG GAGGTGTTCAAGGAACGCATTGGCTACCAGCACCTGCAGGAGGTCCTGCAGAGCCATGGGCCCCCCACCCACCGGCTGTTGCAGGAACTGCTCAACATG GCTGTAGAGGGTGACCACAGCATGAACCCGCCTCCACCAATCCGcaatgaacagccagtgctggtGCTGATGCAGTGGCTACCAGCACTGCCCACAGCTGAGCTGCGCCTCTTCCTGGCACAACGCCTCTGGTGGCTCTGTGACAGCTGTCCTGCCAGCCGTGCCACCTGTGTACAAGCAGGCCTGGTGGGCTACCTGCTAGAGACACTTAGCACAGGAATAGCCCTGGGACCCCACTGCCAGGAGCAGCTATTAGCATTGCTGCAAGCTCTGGGCCGCGTGTCACTTCGGCCCTTGGAGCTCCGTCGTCTGCTGCGCCCCCCACCAGGGCTGGACTCCGAATCATGTGGAACTGAATCTCAGAAGGCCCGACATGCAGGTGCCATCATCCGAGTGCTGTCAGGCATGGCCCGGCACCGGGGTCCTGCGCGCGCCCTGAGATACTTTGACCTCACACCTAGCATGGCTGGCATCATGGTGCCACCTGTGCAGCGATGGCCAGGACCTGCCTTTAccttccatgcctggctctgtctgCACCCCACAGAGGCAGCTCCTACCTCAGCTCCTAGCCGGCCCCTCCAGCGAAAACAGTTGTACAG CTTCTTCACCAGCAGCGGCTCAGGGTTCGAGGCCTTCTTCACGGCGGCTGGGACCCTGGTGGTAGCCGTGTGCACGCGGAAGGAGTACATGACCATGAGCTTGCCCGAAGTGTCCTTCGCCGACTCCTCCTGG CACTGTGTGGCCATCGTGCACGTGCCCGGGCGCCGACCCTTCAGTCAGAACCTGGTCAACGTCTTCAAAGACGGTCATCTGGTCAAGACAGCTCCTCTTCGCTTCCCCTCCCTCAGTGAG cctttctcctcctgctgtATTGGTTCTGCCGGGCACCGCACGACGACGACCACCACAGGGCTCCCTACGCCACCAGCCCCTACCGCCTTGTCTTACACTCACCCTTCCCTCACCCGCTCCCAGTCAGTTCCAGCCACCACAGGCCTGGGCTGGGGGCCTGGGCTGGGGGCCCCTCTGCAGGAGGGCAGCATCAGCTCCACCCTTGCAGGCACCCAGGATACTCGGTGGGGAAGCCCCACATCACTAGAGGGTGAGCTGGGGGCGGTGGCCATCTTCCATGAAGCCCTGCAAGCCCCTGCCTTCCGAGCCTTGTGTATCCTGG GGCCCAATGAGCCAGCACCCTTCAAGCCTGAGGGTGAACTACATGAGCTTGGTGTCAAGTTGCTCCTCCACTATTCCCCTCAG GCCTGTAAGAACAATATCTGTCTGGACCTGTCCCCTGGCCATGGGCTGGATGGCCGCCTGACAGGATACAGGGTGGAGACGTGGGATGTGAAG GATGTGGTGAACTGCGTTGGGGGCATGGGTGCCCTGCTGCCCTTGCTGGATCGAGTGGCTGTGCagccccaggaagctgaggcagatcCGGGTGAAACGCACGACCTTGTAGGGCCTGAGCTGACCTCAGGCCACAACACTCAGCGCCTGCATCTCTCGCTGGGCAAGTCTTCAG AGGAACGGATGGAGAGGAATGCAGTGGCGGCCTTTCTCCTGATGCTTCGGAACTTCCTGCAGGGCCACACTGTGAATCAGGAGAGCCTGGTGCGATGCCAGGGCCCAGCCATCATAGGGGCCCTCCTGCGCAAG GTCCCCAGCTGGGCCATGGATATGAACGTGCTCATGTCTGCCCAGCTGCTGATGGAGCAGGTGGCTTCGGATAGCAGTGGGCCTCTCCTCTACCTACTCTACCAGCACCTGCTCTTCAATTTTCACCTCTGGACCCTCAGTGACTTTGCTGTGCGCCTGG GTCACATCCAGTACATGTCCAGCATCGTCCGTGAGCACAGACAGAAACTTAGGAAGAAATATGGAGTGCAGTTCATCCTTGATGCTCTTCGCACACACTACAG CCCACAGCGGGAGCGCCCCCTTGCGGCCGATGACCTGCGCACAGTACAGACTTCCCTTTTGGGTCTGGCCCGTGAGTTCCTGGTTCGGAACTTCTCGGTGGATGACCTGCAGGTTGTGTTGAGCTTCTTGGCAGCCAGCAGTGATGATGGCCAG GTGGTGGGTACCCTGGACCTGTTGCTGGCTCTGCTTCAGGGTTCTCCAGCACAAGAGCCCTTGGCCATCTTTCTGTTGGAGCTGGGGAACCTCGAGGTGCTGCTGTCACTGCTGGTGCGGCCAAAGTCACCGCCCCTTTTGACTGACAGGGTCTGCAAG ATCTTGCGAAGATTGCAGCAGAATGAGCGGTTACCTGAGAGGAACCGCCAGAGGCTTCGGCTGCGAGACTGTGGTCTCCAGGGTCTTGTTGCCAGCTTGCCTGAAGGAAGCatctctccccagctctgccaGGGCCTCTACAAGCTGTTTGTAGGGGCAG TCCCTCAGATTGCACCCCCAGATTGCCTGAATCTCTCCGATTTGTTGGCTGTGGTACAGCTATCcctccaggctgacctcagcaTCCGCCTGGACATCTGTCGTCAG CTCTTTCACCTCATCTACGGGCAGCCGGAAGTAGTGCGGCTGCTGGCGCGACAAGCTGGTTGGCAAGATGTACTGACCCGACTGTATGTCCTGGAGGCTGCCACAGCCAACGGTCCCCCACGCTTCCTCCCAGAGCTGCCCACCTCCCTGGAGCCATCCCTGTCCTCACCACCTACTGAGTTGCCTGCTGAATCTTCAGATGTCTTCCTGCCTTCAGAGACCCCTTGCCCTGACCCGGATGCCTTTTACCATGCCCTTTCTCCATTTAGTACACCCCTTGACCTGGGCTTGGAACGGGCCAGCGTCGGCTcaggcactgctgctgctggtggcggcggcagcagcagcagcgggacTATtactccagccagccagcctggcacaCCTTCCCCGCTGGATGGGCCACGGCCCTTCCCTACTGCCCAAGGCCGCCACAGCTCCAGTCTCTCCAATGTGCTAGAGGATGGCAGCCTGCTGGAACCCACCATCAGTGGGGACGACACCTCTAACGCTAGCAACCCCCAG CAAACCCCTGAAGAGGAGCTGTGCAACTTACTCACCAACGTGCTCTTCTCAGTGACGTGGCGGGGCGTGGAGGGCAGTGATGAGGCCGCTTGGCGAGAGCGTGGCCAGGTCTTCTCCGTACTTACCCAGCTGGGGGCCTCAGCCACCCTCGTGCGCCCACCAGACTGCATCAAGCGCAG CCTCCTAGAGATGATGTTAGAGTCCGCCCTGACCGACATCAAGGAGGCTCCTCCAGGAAGCCAGGCCAGCCTTTCCCAGCAGGCACTGTGGTTGCTGCGTCTACTGCAGGATTTCCTGTGTGCTGAGGGCCACGGTAACCAGGAGCTGTGGAGTGAGAAG CTCTTTGAAGGTGTGTGCAACCTCCTGGATCGCCTGGGTGCCTGGCCGCATCTAGCCAATAGCACAGCAGATCTCCGTGAGATGGCACAGATCGGCTTGCGTCTTGTGCTTGGATACATCCTGTTGGAGGACCCACAG CTGCATGCCCAGGCCTATGTGAAGCTGCATACACTGCTGCAGACTGCAGTGCCCACCCGCCGTGAGGAGGCATGCTATGTGCTTTCCAAGCTGGAGGCCGCGCTCAGCCGGGCACTCAACACCTCTTCTGCTGAGACTGAGCATGTGCAGCCTCCGTCAACAGCCGTGGCAGCCTCTGAGCGCTGTTCGTGGTTGGTGCCCCTGGTCCGCACGCTGCTGGACCGTGCTTACGGGCCCCTGGGACTGCAGTGGGGACTGCCATCCTTACCACCCACCAATGGAAGCCCCACCTTCTTTGAGGACTTTCAGGCTTTTTGTGTCACACCTGAATGGCGCCACTTCATTGACAAGCAG GTGCAGCCCACTATGTCAAAGTTTGAAATGGACACATATGCCAAGAGTCATGACCTTATGTCTGGCTTCTGGAATGCCTGCTATGACACACTTATGAGCAGTGGGCAGCGGCATCAGCGGGAACGGGTCCAGAGTCGTCAGGCCTTCCAG GAGCTGGTCCAAGAGCCTGCCCAGCGCAGGGCTCGCCTGGAAGGGCTGCGCTACGCGGCGGTGCAGAAGCAGCAGGCGTCACAGCACTCAGTGGCCCTGCTGCACTGGGGGGCACTGTGGCGCCAGCTTTCCAGCCCCTGTGGAGCCTGGGCACTAAG GATCCCTCCAACCCCCCACTGGAAGCTCTCTAGTGCAGAGACATACTCACGGATGCGGCTAAAACTGGTACCCAACCATCACTTCGACCCTCACCTGGAAGCCAGTGCCCTACGGGACAATCTAG GTGAAGCTCCCATGACACCCACTGAGGAGGCCTCACTGCCTCTAGCAGTGACCAAAGAGGCCAAAATCAGCGCCCCTCCGGAGGAGCTGCTTGAAGAGCAGCTAGAGGAGGATGACCTGGCTGTGCTGGAGACCCT GATGGAGGCAGCAGAACTAGATGAGCAACGTGAGAAGCTGGTGTTGTCAGCCGAGTGCCAGCTCGTCACAGTGGTGGCTGTGGTCCCAGGACTATTAGAGGTCACCACACAGCACGTGTATTTCTATGATGGCAGCACGGAACGTGTGGAAACTGAGGAAG GCATTGGCCATGACTTCCAGCGCCCCTTGGCCCAGCTGCGCGAGGTCCACCTGCGGCGTTTCAACCTGCGGCGCTCAGCCCTTGAGCTGTTCTTCATCGACCAGTCCAACTACTTCCTCAACTTCCCATGCAAGGTGGCCGGGCCCTCGGCTTCACCTACCTGCCAGGCTCCTAGGCCCCAGCTTTACCCAgtcccaccccacacccagatACGGAACCAGGTGTACTCGTGGCTCCTGCGACTACGGCCacccagccaaggctacctaaGCAGCCGCTCCCCGCAGGAGATGCTTCGTGCCTCGGGACTTACACAG AAATGGGTACAGCGAGAGATATCCAACTTTGAATACCTGATGCAACTCAACACAATTGCAGGGCGCACCTATAACGACCTGTCTCAGTACCCTGTG TTCCCCTGGGTCTTGCAGGACTACGTGTCCCCAATCTTGGACCTCAGCAATCCAGCTGTCTTCCGGGACCTGTCCAAACCCATCGGTGTGGTGAACCCCAAGCATGCCCAGCTCGTGAGGGAGAA ATACGAGAGCTTTGAGGACCCAGCAGGCACCATCGACAAGTTCCACTACGGCACCCACTACTCCAACGCAGCAGGCGTGATGCACTACCTCATCCGTGTGGAACCCTTCACCTCCCTGCATGTCCAGCTGCAGAGTGGCCG CTTTGACTGCTCTGACCGGCAGTTTCACTCAGTGGCAGCAGCTTGGCAGGCACGCCTGGAGAGCCCTGCCGACGTGAAGGAGCTCATCCCAGAATTCTTCTACTTCCCTGACTTCCTGGAGAACCAGAATG GCTTTGACCTGGGCTGCCTCCAGCTGACCAATGAGAAGGTGGGTGATGTGGTGCTGCCCCCATGGGCCAGCTGCCCAGAGGATTTCATCCAGCAGCATCGCCAGGCTCTG GAGTCGGAGTATGTGTCCACCCACCTGCATGAGTGGATCGACCTCATCTTTGGCTATAAGCAGCGGGGTCCGGCGGCTGAGGAGGCCCTCAACGTCTTCTACTACTGTACCTATGAAG GGGCCGTAGACCTGGACCATGTGGCAGATGAACGGGAACGGAAGGCTCTGGAAGGCATCATCAGCAACTTTGGGCAGACTCCTTGTCAGCTGCTGAAG GAGCCACATCCGCCTCGGCTCTCAGCTGAGGAAGCAGCCAATCGCCTTGCTCGTCTGGACACTAACTCTCCTAGCATCTTCCAGAACCTGGACCAGCTCAAGGCCTTCTTTGCTGAG GTTGTCAGTGAAGGTGTACCTCTGGTGTTGGCTCTGGTACCCCACCGGCAACCCCACACCTTCATCACCCAGGGCTCCTCAGACATGTTG GTCACTGTGAGTGCCAGTGGGCTGCTGGGCACTCACAGCTGGTTGCCCTATGACCGAAACATAAACAACTACTTCAGCTTCAGCAAAGACCCCACCATGGGGAACCCCAA GATGCACAAGCTACTAAGTGGGCCCTGGGTGCCAGGCAGTGGCATGAGTGGGCAAGCACTAGCAGTAGCTCCCGACGGAAAGCTGCTCTTCAGTGGCGGTCACTGGGATGGCAGCCTACGAGTAACCACACTGCCCCGTGGCAAGCTGTTGAACCAGCTAAGCCGACACCTTG ATGTAGTGACCTGCCTTGCACTGGACACCTGTGGCATCTACCTCATCTCAGGCTCCCGGGACACCACGTGCATGGTGTGGCGTCTTCTGCAGCAA GGTGGTCTGTCGGTAGGGCTGGCACCAAAGCCTGTACAGGTCTTGTACGGACATGAGGCTGCAGTGAGCTGTGTGGCTATCAGCACTGAACTTGACATGGCTGTGTCTGGATCTGAG GATGGAACTGTGATCATACACACTGTACGCCAAGGCCAGTTTGTGGCAGGGTTAAGGCCTCCCGGTGCCACACTGCTTGGGCCTGTATTGCACCTGGCGCTGGGGTCTGAAGGCCAGATTGTTGTACAGAGCTCCGCTTGTGAACGTCCTGGGGCTCAG GTCACCTACTCCTTGCACCTGTACTCGGTGAATGGGAAACTGCGGGCTTCGCTGCCCCTCACAGAGCAGCCTACAGCCCTGGCGGTGGCAGACGACTTTGTTCTGCTGGGCACAGCGCAGTGCTCTCTGCACATCTTCCACCTGCACAA GTTGCGGCCTGCTGTGCCTCCCCTGCCCATGAAAGTGCCAGTCCGCAGTGTGTCCGTGACCAAGGAGCGCAGCCATGTGCTGGTGGGCCTGGAGGACGGCAAACTGATAGTTGTGGGCGCTGGGCAGCCTTCTGAG GTGCGCAGCAGCCAGTTCGCGCGGAAACTGTGGCGTTCCTCGCGGCGCATCTCCCAGGTGTCCTCTGGGGAGACCGAATACAACCCTGGCGAGGCTCGATGA